From Oncorhynchus mykiss isolate Arlee chromosome 6, USDA_OmykA_1.1, whole genome shotgun sequence, the proteins below share one genomic window:
- the LOC110525998 gene encoding kelch-like protein 20 — MIHKDRQGGVGGCHGIPSSMSLHRQHSKLPPKEMFNDIMYIVGGWTQEDPSCPVEQFYPLENEWKNMASMTNHRGNVAVCGLYGKIYTVGGSDGITYKSNVDRYDPQTNIWSNDVTPLSSPRSGVCLVEMDGYLYALGGYDGMVCTNTVERYNPKMNSWTKQAPMLSRRCGAAAAVMEGQLYVIGGSDGDVPMNTVERFNPLDGIWYVCPPMLTARENAGCCVYLGRLFVTGGRDDLNLELSAAEKFDPDALRWTPVKHMRCKRNNVSLMVFNGLLLAVGGSDGVTNLKTIEVYNHESNTWRHFGSMKTKHPGGHVAMLNTKHGYSL; from the exons ATGATTCACAAAGACAGACAAGGGGGTGTTGGTGGTTGCCATGGCATCCCGAGCTCCATGTCCCTGCACAGACAACACTCCAAACTCCCCCCTAAAGAGATGTTCAACGACATCATGTACATAG TGGGCGGCTGGACCCAGGAGGACCCCTCCTGCCCAGTGGAACAGTTCTACCCCCTGGAGAATGAGTGGAAGAACATGGCCTCCATGACCAATCACCGTGGTAACGTGGCCGTGTGCGGCCTGTATGGGAAGATCTACACAGTGGGCGGGTCTGATGGCATCACCTACAAAAGCAATGTGGACAG GTACGACCCACAAACTAACATCTGGAGTAACGACGTGACCCCACTGAGCAGCCCCCGCAGCGGAGTGTGTCTGGTGGAGATGGATGGATACCTGTACGCCCTTGGAGGGTATGACGGCATGGTCTGCACCAACACTGTTGAGAG ATATAATCCCAAAATGAACAGCTGGACGAAGCAGGCTCCGATGCTGAGCCGGCGTTGTGGGGCAGCTGCTGCTGTGATGGAGGGTCAGCTGTACGTGATTGGAGGCAGCGATGGAGACGTACCCATGAACACAG TGGAGCGTTTTAATCCCTTGGACGGGATATGGTATGTGTGCCCCCCCATGTTGACCGCTAGAGAGAACGCTGGCTGCTGTGTGTACCTGGGACGTCTGTTTGTGACCGGAGGACGGGATGACCTCAACCTGGAACTCAGCGCGGCAGAGAAGTTTGATCCAGACGCTCTGAGATGGACCCCCGTCAAACACATGAGGTGCAAGAGGAACAAC GTGTCCCTGATGGTGTTCAACGGGTTGTTGTTGGCTGTAGGAGGCTCTGATGGCGTTACCAATCTGAAAACAATAGAAGTATACAACCACGAGTCAAACACATGGAG ACACTTTGGGAGCATGAAGACCAAGCATCCAGGAGGCCATGTTGCCATGTTGAACACAAAACATGGTTACAGCCTGTAA